In Cherax quadricarinatus isolate ZL_2023a unplaced genomic scaffold, ASM3850222v1 Contig552, whole genome shotgun sequence, a genomic segment contains:
- the LOC138851418 gene encoding zinc finger protein 84-like: protein MRALTEEKPYRCSKCLKDFKSKLFLIKHMRVHTEGKPYKHLLFLRKLKNKSTTLRHMRIHKKEKPYICSECFKDFSLKSSLLRHMKLHKGVKPFKCSDCLKDFSRKSHLLTHMRLHTGEKPYTCSECQKYFSDKSVLLRHMKVHTEEKPYICSECQKCFKRKSELIQHSRVHTGEKAYKCSVCLQGFSRKSILLTHMIAHTGEKTYQCSECPKDFPEISGLKKHMHVHIGEKSHQCLECLKNFKQKSDLVKHVRVHTGEKPHQCSECLKSFIRKSDLMQHLRVHTGEKPYQCSECLKGFQCKSNLLTHLRIHTGEKPFHCSECLKTFSGKSSLLTHMRVHTGEKPYKCSECLKDFSQKSDMIKHMRIHTGEKPYKCSECLKDFTRKSNLIKHRVVHTGEKPHQCSECLREFSHKSDLSMHKRVHTGEKPFQCSECLRKFSRKSNLLMHKKSHAGEKPFQCSHCLKYFTRKSYLMKHMQTHTLEK, encoded by the coding sequence ATGAGAGCTCTTACAGAAGAAAAACCATATAGGTGTTCTAAGTGCTTGAAAGATTTCAAAAGCAAATTATTTCTAATAaaacacatgagagttcatacagAAGGGAAACCTTACAAGCATTTATTGTTTCTCAGAAAACTGAAAAATAAATCAACTACTTTAAGACATATGAGAATTCATAAAAAAGAGAAACCATATATCTGCTCAGAATGTTTTAAAGATTTTTCACTGAAGTCAAGTCTTTTACGACACATGAAACTTCATAAAGGAGTGAAGCCATTTAAATGTTCTGATTGCTTAAAAGATTTTTCACGTAAATCACATCTGTTAACGCACATGAGACTTCACACAGGAGAGAAACCCTATACTTGCTCAGAGTGTCAGAAATACTTTTCAGATAAATCAGTTCTCTTAAGACATATGAAAGTTCATACAGAAGAGAAACCATATATTTGCTCAGAGTGTCAGAAGTGCTTTAAACGAAAATCAGAACTAATACAACACTCGagagttcatacaggagagaaagcATATAAATGTTCAGTGTGTTTACAAGGTTTTTCTCGTAAATCAATTCTGTTAACACACATGATtgctcatactggagagaagacatatcagtgttctgagtgcCCTAAAGACTTTCCAGAAATATCGGGTTTAAAAAAACATATGCATGTTCATATAGGAGAAAAATCACATCAATGTTTGGAGTGTCTAAAAAACTTTAAGCAAAAATCAGATTTAGTAAAACATGTGAGAGTCCACACAGGTGAGAAGCCACATCAATGTTCAGAATGTTTAAAAAGCTTTATTCGAAAATCAGATCTAATGCAACACTTGagagttcatacaggagagaaaccatatcagtgttcagagtgtctaaaaggCTTTCAGTGTAAATCAAATCTTTTAACACATTTAAGAATTCATACTGGAGAAAAACCATTTCACTGTTCTGAGTGTCTAAAAACTTTTTCAGGAAAATCAAGCTTATTAACACATATGCGTGTTCATACAGGTGAAAAACCATATAAGTGCTCTGAGTGTCTAAAAGATTTTTCACAAAAATCAGATATGATAAAACATATGAGAATACACACAGGTGAGAAACCATATAAATGTTCAGAATGTCTAAAAGACTTTACAAGAAAATCAAATCTAATAAAACATAGAGtagttcatacaggagagaaaccacatcagtgttcagagtgtctgagaGAATTCTCACATAAATCAGATCTTTCAATGCATAAGagagttcatacaggagagaaaccatttcagtgttcagagtgtcttagAAAATTTTCACGTAAATCAAATCTATTAATGCACAAGAAATCTCATGCAGGAGAAAAACCGTTTCAGTGCTCACATTGTTTAAAATATTTTACAAGAAAATCATACTTAATGAAACACATGCAAACTCATACACTGGAGAAATGA